The DNA segment CGTCCGCATGCGGCTGGAGCTCACATACTGACTCACTTCTCCTCCCCGGCCAGAAGTTGTGCACAGATTAATGCCTTGATCAGATGTCCGTTTCCCATGCTGGTCGACTGTTATTGACTGATCCCATGACGACGTCGAGCGACTACCTGATCGAGGCGCAGCACGCGCTCGACCAGGTGCTGCCGACGGATGCTGACGCGGCGCTGATGACCGAAGCCGAGCTTCTCGCCGCGATACCCGCGGTCGAGGCGATCGTGCGCCAATCCGAGGTGCTGGTCGCGCAGCTCGCCTTCGAGGTCGCCCATCGATCGCGCCGCGAGCTGGGTCACTCGGGGTTGGCGTCCCGGCAGGGGTTCGTGAACCCGGAGTCACTCGTGCGCTCGCTCACCCGGTCCGGCATGCAGGAGGCGAGCCGTAGCATCCGCGTCGGCACGATGCTCGGGGAGTCGGCCGCGGCGGGCGACGAAGGCACGCCGTTCGATGAGATCTCGACCGCGGTGCGCGAGGGGCGAATCGGGGTGGCGGCCGCGGACGGTATCTATCGCGCCCTCGTGCCGGTCGTCGACGAGATCGACCCCGAGCTCCTCCGTTCGGCCACCGCGACCCTCGCTCACGAAGGCGAGAGCGCGAACGCCGACGACGTGACGAGGATGGCTCGGGGGCTGCGCGACACCCTCGATCGGCGTGGCGTTGTAGACCGCGCGAGCTTCCTGCGCGCCAAGCGCTCGCTACGACGAGGCCGCGTCATCGACGGGCTTCGCAGGGTGAGCCTCGTGCTCGATCCGGAGTCCGACGCGATCATCACGGGCGCGATCGACGCGGCGATGAGCCCCCGGCTCGGCGGGCCCCGGTTCACCGACGAGGACGACAAAGACCGCGCCGCCGGCCTCGTCGACGACGACCGCACCAACGAGCAAATGGCCCTCGACGCGCTCACCGAGCTCGTACGCCTCGGCGTCGACCGCGACGACGGAACCATTCTCGGCTCGATCAAACCCGGGCTCCGCGTCACGATCTCGTTCGCCGACCTCACCCGTGCGATCGACGACCGCGGGCGAGAGCACCCCGAGACCGACACGGGCATCGCGTGGCTCGAGGGCTGCTCCGAGCCGATGCCGGCCTCAACCGCCCGCCGCATCCTGTGTGATCAGGGGGCGCTGCCGATCGTGCTCGGCGGTGCGAGCGAGGTGCTCGATCTGGGGCGCACCCGCCGGCTGTTCTCCCGCGCTCAGCGGGTCGCCCTCGCGGGCAAGTTCGGCGGATGCATGTTCGGCGGCTGCGACAGGCCCGCCAGCTGGTGCGAGGCGCACCACATCGACCCCTACGACCCCGGCGGCCCCACCGACCTCGACAACGGCATCCTCCTCTGCCGCCGGCATCACATGCTGCTCCACGATCACGGCTGGCGCATTGACCGCGCGGGAGACGGCTACGTGCTAATTCCGCCGCGCTCGGTTGACCCGGAGCGTACCCCGCGTCCGATGCCGAACAATCTCCCGCCTTGGTTGCGAGCCGGATGAGGCGTGGGGGAGGGGTCGGTCAGACTAGCGGGACGACGATTCGGGTCTGCCACTTGGCCGGATCGGCTTCGGTGTCCGGTCCAACGAGGTACTCCTCCCACATGTCTTCGGGCACCGCGATGCGTTGTTCCTCCAGCCAGGCCATGAGTTCGTTGTATGTGCCAGGCATGCTGTCGTAGCTGCCGGTATGGATCGTCTCGATCGCCGGGCCGCCCGGAAGGGTGGCGACAACAGTTCCGTTCGCCGGAGTAATCGGCTGGTTGACCGGAAAGCCCGCAGTGATATCGATCGTGTCGGTCGGTATGCCGTGGTACATCGCGATCGGCGGCCCGGTCTGCTCGATGCCCTGCTTCTCGATCTCCGCACCGGTGACCGTGTACGCCCTGCCGAAGAAGGCGGTCAATTCGGTCATCGGCACGACGTCGTGCAGACCGACGAGGGTGCGCGGTTCCAGTTCTACTCGCTCAGCGATCATGGGATCCTCCGTTTTCTCGCACGCCACACGCTACGTCGCAGCCCGAACCGCCACCTAGGGCAGAAAGACCCGATTGAGTGGCCCCGCGATTGAGGGCAGCGCGCAACCGGCAGCGCGCAACCGGCAGCCTCAGCCGGCAGCCTCAGCCGTCAGCCGTCAGCCGTCAGCCGTCAGCCCTCGGCCTGCGCGCGCGACATGCCGCGCGCGAAGCCGGATGCCGAGTTTGCGCAGCTCTTCGAACCACAACACGATCGAGGATAAGGCGACGCAGGCTAGCCAGTGTTCGGCATCCATCGATGCCGTTCCGAACGCCGTCTGCAGCAGTGGTATCTCGACGACCGCCACCTGCAGCACGACAGTGAGCCCGAGCGCGCCCCACAGCCACCGGTTGACGAAAAGCCTGCGAAACGCGCTGCTCGAGGCCGACCGGGCGTTGAGCGTATTGAACATCTGTGCGAATACGAGCGTCGTGAATCCGGCGGTGCGGGCGACCGCAAGAGTGTCTTCGCCCTCGATCAGCCCGCCCGGGAGGAAAAGGTCGATCGTGGTGAGCGTCACCACGGCCATCACCAGACCGGTGCTCAGGATTCCCGCCCACATCGCTGCGGGTATCGCCCGGTCGTTCACGCCTCGAGGTTCCCGCGCCATCACGTCGTCGATCTCCGGATCGATCCCCATCGCCAGTGCGGGACCGGAATCGGTGACGAGGTTGATCCAGAGGATCTGCGTAACCAGCAGGGGCAGCACTACCCCGCCGTCGCCAGCGCTGGCCAGGCCGAGCGTTCCGGCGAGGAGCACACCGAAGAAGACCGTGAAGACCTCGCCCATGTTCGAGGAGAGGAGGTAGCGCAGCGACTTCTTGATGTTGTCGAGGATGACCCGCCCCTGGCGCACGGCGACGATGATCGTGGCGAAGTTGTCGTCGGCGAGGATCATCCGCGCGGCGTCCTTGGTCACCTCGGTTCCGGTGATCCCCATGGCGATGCCGATATCCGCAGATTTCAGTGCGGGCGCGTCATTGACGCCGTCCCCGGTCATTGCGACGATTCCGCCGTTGGCCTGCAACGCGTCAACGATGCGGAGCTTGTGCCGCGGCGACACCCGGGCGAACACGGAGGTCGTGCGCACGGCGTCCTGTAGTTCTATGTTGTCGAGGATGTCGAGGTCGTCTCCAGCGAGAGCGGCGGCGGGCTCGCCCGATCCGGCGATGCCCAGGTCGGCGGCGATCCGCGCAGCGGTGGCGGGGTGGTCACCGGTGATCATGACGATCCGCACACCCGCGCGGTGCGCCTCCCGAATCGCGGCCTTCGCCTCCTCGCGCGGCGGGTCGAGGATGCCCACGACTCCGACGTAGATCAGGTCACGCTCGAGGCCGTCCGCGTCGCCGGGCACAGCAGCTTCGCCGCCGTTCGCGCCGATTGGTCGGTACGCGACGCCAAGGGTGCGGAGAGCCTGGCCCGACAGCGCCTCGATGTCTGCCAGCGCTCGCTGCCGCATGCCCGCATCCATCGGAAGGACCGACTCGCCGCGCTGCATCCGATCGCACCGATCAAGCAGAACATCCGGAGCGCCCTTGCTGAACAGAACAAGGGTGCCGTCGCGGACGTCACGATTGACCGTCGACATCATCTTGCGTTCCGACGTGAACGGAATCTCGTCGACGCGCTCGTACGGGGCGACGACTGCGTCCATTTCGGCGAGTTTGCCCGCCGCAACGAGAAACGCTGCCTCGGTCGGGTCGCCCTGAATCGTCCACTCCCCATCGGATCCGGTGAGCTGCGCGTTGTTGGCGAGGCCCCCCGGCCCGAGCAGTTGGCGTACCTCGAACAGCGCACCCGCATCGGTGATCGGCGCGCCCTCATCGAGCAGAGCACCGTCGGGCTGGTAGCCGGCGCCGGTGACCTGGACGCGTCCGGATGCCGTGATGATGCGTTGGATCATCATTTCGTTGCGAGTGAGCGTGCCGGTCTTATCCGCACAGATCACCGATGCCGAACCCAGCGTCTCGACCGACTTGAGCTGCTTGACCACGGCATTGCGCTTGGCCATTCGCTGCACGCCGATCGACAGGACCACCGACAGGATCGCGGGCAGACCCTCCGGAACGGCCGCCACCGCGAGCGAGACGCCCAGGAGGAAGACCGTGACCAGTCCGGCTGGCGTCGTCACCCCCTGCACGAGCACCGTCGTGACCATGACGACTAGCGCGATGGCGATCACGGCCAAGCTGAGCGCCCTGCCCACCCGGCCGATCTCCTCCTGTAACGGAGTCGGTTCCTCTTGTGTCGCATCAAGCATCGTCGCGATGCGCCCGACCTCGGTGTTCATGCCGACGCCGGTGACGATCGCTCGCCCAACGCCCTGCGACACGGCCGTGCCCTTGAAGGCCATGCAGGATCGGTCGGCGATCGAGGCGTGCCGGGCGATAGTGTCCGCGTTCTTGGCGACGGGGTGGCTCTCACCGGTCAACGAGGCCTCGGCGATACGCAGTGCATTCGCCTCGAGGAGCCGCGCATCCGCGCCCACCTGGTCGCCCTCGCCCAGCACGAGCACGTCCCCGCGGACGAGTTCGGAGCTGAGCACGGTCGCGAGCCGGCCATCGCGCAGCACCGTCGATGAGGCGGCCGTCATGGTCGAGAGGGCGGCAACCGCGTCGTCGGCGCGCCCTTCCTGCACCCAGCCGAGCAGCCCATTGAGCAGCACGATTGCGGCAATGACCACCGCGTCGATCGGCCAGCCCTCCGCGCCCTCGACGAACCAGCCAATGAGCGAGACCACGATCGCGCCGAGGAGGAGGTAGATTAGCGGATCGCGGAACTGTCCGAGGATCCGGCGCCAGGTCGGCACCCGGGGCGAGCCGCGCAACTCATTCGGTCCGTCGCGATCGAGGCGCCGCACGGCCTCCTCGGCGGACAGCCCGACGGCGGCGTCGACCTCGTAGGCGGCGGTCACGTCGGCGGCGTCGACGAGCGACGGGTCGGCGATCGGGGCACCCGCCATGCGCTGGTCCCCAATCTCGGTGGCTCGCGTCGTTCGTGGCTCAGCCTAGGTGCGCACGCGATCGGCTGGGCAGGGCCACAGGGAGGGCAGCGGCAGTCGACTGGGCTCTACTCCACCAGATCCTGCCAGCCGTCGCCCTCGACGTACTCGAAGATGATATTCGTCTCGGTGTGGGCGACCGCCGGATGCTCAGCGAGGTGCTCAAGCACGAAGTCGCGCAGACCCGTGGCATCGCGAGCGGCGACGTGCAGCAGGTAGTCGTCCGCGCCACCTGTATGGAACAGGGCGACGACCCCCGACCAGTGCGGCGCCTTGGCCCGGAAGTCATCGATCTGCGCCCGTGCGTGCCGTCCGAGCCGCACCGCGATGAGCGCCTGGAGCGACGCTCCGAGCGACGTGAGGTCGACGATCGCCCGGTATCCGCGGATGTGCCCGAGCTGCTGCAGCCGGCGCAACCGCGTCGACACCGTGGACTCCGCGACCCCGACCTCGGCGGCGAGGGCGGCCCCGGATGCGCGGGCGTTGACCGACAGCGCGCGCAGAAGAGCGCGGTCGACGCGATCGAGTTCGGGCTTCTTCGGCTCACTGGCTGCACGGTCGGTCATTCCCGCAGCTTATGCGCACAGAGGGACGTTCGGTGAAGCTACTGCAGAGATGCTTGCGCATAACGCCAGTATCTGTTTGCCTCGACCCATGTCGCCATCGCTGCCGTCCCCGTCCGAGTCCGCATCCCACCCCGCACCCGCACGGCACATCGACACAATCGCGGTGCACGCGGGGATGGACGGAGTCACAGCATCCGGCTCCCACGTTCCGACGATCGACCTGTCGACGACGAACCCGCTGGCCGGAATCGAGTCGGGCGGCGACTCCTACGAGAACCTCGCGACTGGCGGCACGCCGAATCCCGGGGATTCCGCCGTGTACCAGCGGCTCTGGCAGCCCGGCGTCGCCCGTTTCGAGGACGGACTGTCGGCGCTCGAGGGCTCCGCCGGCACGGTCGCCTTCGCGAGCGGGATGGCCGCGCTCACCGCTGTGCTGATCGCCTGCGTGACGGTGGGCAAGCCGCACGTCGTCGCGCTGCGCCCGCTCTACGGCGGCAGCGACCACGTGCTCGCGACCGGCCTGCTCGGAACAAGCGTCACCTGGGTCGGGGCCGACGGCGTTGCCGACGCCATCCGCTCCGATACCGGCCTCGTGTTACTCGAGTCGCCCGCGAACCCGACGCTCGAGATGACGGATATCCGCGCCGTTGT comes from the Marisediminicola antarctica genome and includes:
- a CDS encoding Lrp/AsnC family transcriptional regulator; the encoded protein is MTDRAASEPKKPELDRVDRALLRALSVNARASGAALAAEVGVAESTVSTRLRRLQQLGHIRGYRAIVDLTSLGASLQALIAVRLGRHARAQIDDFRAKAPHWSGVVALFHTGGADDYLLHVAARDATGLRDFVLEHLAEHPAVAHTETNIIFEYVEGDGWQDLVE
- a CDS encoding GyrI-like domain-containing protein, coding for MIAERVELEPRTLVGLHDVVPMTELTAFFGRAYTVTGAEIEKQGIEQTGPPIAMYHGIPTDTIDITAGFPVNQPITPANGTVVATLPGGPAIETIHTGSYDSMPGTYNELMAWLEEQRIAVPEDMWEEYLVGPDTEADPAKWQTRIVVPLV
- a CDS encoding HNH endonuclease signature motif containing protein, with protein sequence MTTSSDYLIEAQHALDQVLPTDADAALMTEAELLAAIPAVEAIVRQSEVLVAQLAFEVAHRSRRELGHSGLASRQGFVNPESLVRSLTRSGMQEASRSIRVGTMLGESAAAGDEGTPFDEISTAVREGRIGVAAADGIYRALVPVVDEIDPELLRSATATLAHEGESANADDVTRMARGLRDTLDRRGVVDRASFLRAKRSLRRGRVIDGLRRVSLVLDPESDAIITGAIDAAMSPRLGGPRFTDEDDKDRAAGLVDDDRTNEQMALDALTELVRLGVDRDDGTILGSIKPGLRVTISFADLTRAIDDRGREHPETDTGIAWLEGCSEPMPASTARRILCDQGALPIVLGGASEVLDLGRTRRLFSRAQRVALAGKFGGCMFGGCDRPASWCEAHHIDPYDPGGPTDLDNGILLCRRHHMLLHDHGWRIDRAGDGYVLIPPRSVDPERTPRPMPNNLPPWLRAG
- a CDS encoding cation-translocating P-type ATPase, with the translated sequence MAGAPIADPSLVDAADVTAAYEVDAAVGLSAEEAVRRLDRDGPNELRGSPRVPTWRRILGQFRDPLIYLLLGAIVVSLIGWFVEGAEGWPIDAVVIAAIVLLNGLLGWVQEGRADDAVAALSTMTAASSTVLRDGRLATVLSSELVRGDVLVLGEGDQVGADARLLEANALRIAEASLTGESHPVAKNADTIARHASIADRSCMAFKGTAVSQGVGRAIVTGVGMNTEVGRIATMLDATQEEPTPLQEEIGRVGRALSLAVIAIALVVMVTTVLVQGVTTPAGLVTVFLLGVSLAVAAVPEGLPAILSVVLSIGVQRMAKRNAVVKQLKSVETLGSASVICADKTGTLTRNEMMIQRIITASGRVQVTGAGYQPDGALLDEGAPITDAGALFEVRQLLGPGGLANNAQLTGSDGEWTIQGDPTEAAFLVAAGKLAEMDAVVAPYERVDEIPFTSERKMMSTVNRDVRDGTLVLFSKGAPDVLLDRCDRMQRGESVLPMDAGMRQRALADIEALSGQALRTLGVAYRPIGANGGEAAVPGDADGLERDLIYVGVVGILDPPREEAKAAIREAHRAGVRIVMITGDHPATAARIAADLGIAGSGEPAAALAGDDLDILDNIELQDAVRTTSVFARVSPRHKLRIVDALQANGGIVAMTGDGVNDAPALKSADIGIAMGITGTEVTKDAARMILADDNFATIIVAVRQGRVILDNIKKSLRYLLSSNMGEVFTVFFGVLLAGTLGLASAGDGGVVLPLLVTQILWINLVTDSGPALAMGIDPEIDDVMAREPRGVNDRAIPAAMWAGILSTGLVMAVVTLTTIDLFLPGGLIEGEDTLAVARTAGFTTLVFAQMFNTLNARSASSSAFRRLFVNRWLWGALGLTVVLQVAVVEIPLLQTAFGTASMDAEHWLACVALSSIVLWFEELRKLGIRLRARHVARAGRGLTADG